The Arachis hypogaea cultivar Tifrunner chromosome 14, arahy.Tifrunner.gnm2.J5K5, whole genome shotgun sequence genome has a segment encoding these proteins:
- the LOC140178611 gene encoding uncharacterized protein, translating to MPSGRKDWKNQESHQHLEDSSSSMLGGIPQWGQVPCPAQFRINCKENLAGHVSSSKNKVATVAPPNIESPVAAFNFSSAESDTTKFDKMLIEEVQRLRAELKRLEEHCELKNHKIQECQQKIEESWFVAKEEATKSKAAKEVIKALAVRLHTISGKENAGQEGKVGIHDCMSNLAPIHIDMNSPRDGNMDIWHNTLLGTLENCRVLFACLVALLLNLYLFIYLFIVS from the exons ATGCCCAGTGGAAGAAAGGACTGGAAAAACCAAGAGAGCCATCAGCATTTAGAAGATAGTTCTTCTTCTATGTTAGGTGGGATACCCCAATGGGGGCAAGTTCCATGCCCTGCCCAATTTAGAATCAATTGTAAAGAAAATTTGGCTGGGCATGTTTCTTCGTCGAAAAATAAAGTAGCTACTGTTGCCCCACCAAATATAGAATCTCCGGTGGCAGCATTCAACTTCTCTAGTGCAGAGTCAGATACAACAAAGTTTGATAAGATGCTCATTGAAGAAGTTCagaggctgagagctgag TTAAAGAGACTTGAAGAACATTGTGAACTCAAAAACCATAAGATACAAGAGTGCCAACAGAAAATTGAGGAGAGTTGGTTTGTAGCAAAGGAGGAAGCTACTAAGTCCAAAGCAGCAAAAGAGGTCATAAAAGCTTTGGCTGTAAGG CTTCATACAATATCAGGAAAAGAGAATGCAGGACAAGAAGGAAAAGTTGGGATACATGATTGCATGTCTAATTTGGCACCCATACATATAGATATGAATAGTCCTAGGGATGGAAACATGGATATATGGCATAATACACTTCTTGGGACCTTGGAAAACTGTCGAGTTCTTTTTGCATGTTTGGTTGCATTGTTATTAAATTTGTACCTATTTATATATTTGTTCATAGTTTCCTAA